The Zavarzinella sp. sequence TGCGAATTCGCCAGTGTCTGGTATTCGCTTTCCAGTTGCGGCAGTTCTCTGGGCTTAATTGCTGCTGCTTCCAGTTCTTCTTTTTCGAAATTCAGCAGTTGTAATTCACGTTCTGAATTCGCTTGAACTTGCTTTTGTTGCTCGATCTGTTTTCGAAAATCCCGCACCATGACTGCAGTGCGGTCGTATTCCAGGCGAAGTTCCTGCAAATTGCCGTACGAATCCAATAACTGAATCTGGTAGGTGGGCTCCAGTAATGAGTGGTGCTCTCGTTGGCCATGGACATCTACCAGCAATTCACCCACTTTTTTGAGCAGGTTTAAAGTTACTGGCTCATGATTGAGGTAGGCTTTGCTGTTACCCCATTTGCTTACTTTTCGTGTAATGATCAACTCTGCAGGTTGCAAAGTTTCCTCGAGAATTGTTTCAATTGCCTGCAGCAAACGGTGATGTCGTAGTTCAAAAACTCCAGTTACTTTCAGTTCTTCAGCCCCACTTCGAATCAGATCGATTCGCCCACGATCACCCAGGAGTAATCCCAATGCACCCAGTAACAACGACTTCCCTGCACCCGTTTCACCTGTCCAGGCGCAGAACCCCGGTTCCAGTTCGATGTGGACATCTTCAATTAACGCAAGATTCTGGACAGTGATTTCGCGCAGCATTTTCTGGTGTTCAACTAAACAAAGATTTCTATCATCTCCTGGCAACGATACGCAATGTCAGTTGCAGTGATCTTCAAAGCTATCTCAATTCCGAGGCTGCTTTGCTGGATCAAATTCAGGACGAATTTTCCCATTGAGATCAATGATTGGTCGCGGGTTTTCCACTTTGCCCAGTTCCCGCACCCCTGGCCCAATCCCTTTCACTCCAAGGTCTTTGTCGATTACTTTTATCAGTGCCTCCATCTTCTCTACGATCTCAGGATGATCAGCAATGATATCATTTTGTTCGCTGATATCAGATGCCAGATTGTAAAGCCGCATCGGTGATTGTGCATCCTTCCCAGGAGTATTTTTCTTTTTTTGCACTGTCTGTGGTAAATGCAATTTCCAATCACCCTGTCTGATCGCCTGTAATTCCAGTCCGCGGTAATAATACTGCACGGTGCGTGCCATTTTACCTTGTTTCGGATCTTTCAGGAGTCCTGATAAATCAACACCATCGATCTGAATTTTCTCTGGAACCGTCCCACCAGAAAGAGCCACAAAGGTGGGTAACAGGTCGATCATTCCAGTAATGGCATTCGTCGAAGTGCCTGCAGGAATGGTTTTTGGCCACCAGGCAATCGTGGGAACTCGCATCCCACCTTCCCAGGTGCTGCCTTTATTACCACGTAATGGTGTATTTTCCGCTCGCGGCGTGCCACCGTTATCGCTTGTGAAGATCACAAGCGTATTTTCCGATATTCCCGCCTGTTTAATTGCATCCAATACTGTGCCCACGCTCCAATCCACTTCTTCTACCCAGTCCGCATAAATACCGTGTGGGGAACGGCCTGCCCATTTTTTGCCAGGATAAATCGGAAAATGCACCGCACTGTGGGGCAGATACAGAAAAAATGGTTGTGCCTTGTTATCAGTAATAAATTTTACTGCTTCTGTTGTGTAAAGTTCTACCAATGATTGCTGATCATCGGGAAGTACCCGCTTGACTACTTTGCCATCTTTCAACAGTGGC is a genomic window containing:
- a CDS encoding sulfatase, with the translated sequence MRYLSIVLAFLAITVSSLTGQEKQQPNIVLINIDDLGYADIGPFGSKKNRTPALDTMAKEGCKLTSFYAAPVCSPSRASLITGCYPKRVLPIPHVLFPGNAVGLSSKEISVAKLLKSRGYKTAIVGKWHLGDQPEFMPQQHGFDQYFGLPYSNDMGPAEDGIKSDLGKPLPKPKGAGQPPLPLLKDGKVVKRVLPDDQQSLVELYTTEAVKFITDNKAQPFFLYLPHSAVHFPIYPGKKWAGRSPHGIYADWVEEVDWSVGTVLDAIKQAGISENTLVIFTSDNGGTPRAENTPLRGNKGSTWEGGMRVPTIAWWPKTIPAGTSTNAITGMIDLLPTFVALSGGTVPEKIQIDGVDLSGLLKDPKQGKMARTVQYYYRGLELQAIRQGDWKLHLPQTVQKKKNTPGKDAQSPMRLYNLASDISEQNDIIADHPEIVEKMEALIKVIDKDLGVKGIGPGVRELGKVENPRPIIDLNGKIRPEFDPAKQPRN